Within Ptiloglossa arizonensis isolate GNS036 chromosome 8, iyPtiAriz1_principal, whole genome shotgun sequence, the genomic segment TGCAAGAGATATGAGGAACAATTGTTCACATATGTTTGAcagtaataaataattcattagGCATATTTGCATTTGTTACAcatcaattataattataaataatgaataatatatattaaaaatagttaATTCTTTGTTAATTAAAGGAATGTACGAAATAATGATACAATTACTTTTTTCTAAAGTTTTCTAAAATTGATCGTTTATAAACAAAAACAGAAAATCCTGATCTCGTATTAACGATTCCAAGGTGAAATCCACAATGTTTTTGCCACACCACAGTTCAGGAGTAAACTTTCAAAATAAGATGAATAGGACCCTATGTAACTGGAATATATTTGTATTACTTTTTCAGTATTTTCCAATGTGGCAAGCGAATGTTATTTACAGATATCACAGAAATCCCTATGGAGCTAATAATTCCGTATATTTTCCGATATATTGTAAAGTAAAATTCACACTGCCACAATTCTTCTTACTTTCTTCTTAATTGTGTATCACTATCCTCACCTCAATTTGTACAAATTGCAACAGAACGAAATTAAAGCTGCATCAAAAACACTTATAAAAATCTCATCTACAAATATCTAGAGATGACGCAGATAGTTTGTGACAGCAGCGACGTATGTGCACTACTTCATAATTAATGAAAACATGTATCCGTACATAAAGTCTTGTTTTCTTTTAATGATTTTAAAGGAAACTATTCACATcgcgatttatttattcaaaacaCACTTTACGTTCGCATTggacgaaataaattattttcaaaaaaattacaatattattttttgaaTCTTTTTATACGAAGACTTTAATATTTATGTAACGTGTatcataaatattaaacaaaataattacatctcgtttgcatttttattttaaatcgaaatataattctttttacaaaatcaaaataaaaatgCACTGttgtataaaaaagaattaaatgtaCCCAAAAATACTTTAAACATTGGAATCAGATGTAACGATTAATtcacttttaaaaattaatatcaaaatatattatatctaaaatttacatatatattacGTTCTCTCTTAAGTATATAAAGATTTTATAAGTAAAACTCTTTTATAGAGATGAATAAAGTATATCATTCAAATAGTAAATAGTAAATAGTTTATATTTTATGCTAAATCGTTGTTATATATAtaagattgaaataaaatactattttatttagGTTTATTTGTTTGATGTCTACtatttaaaatagtaatttaaatctttgtatttaaaatttcatctaGCTTAGAAATTTTAACACATTATGTACATGTAAATTTACATTGAGATATAGAATGTCTTAATATCGCATCATGAAATACAGCCAATAAAAGTGATCTAACGTATTTAGATACTTACTTCCATTTGCTCATACGTTAAAATGGCTGAGTTAATTCCGGTACCGTTGAAGAAACCATCTGACGTAGATGTCATTAAACCACTTACGAACGTTATTAAATCAACATATAACGGTGCTGGCAATCAAAAGGATTATACAGAATCGATCAGTGAGTTTAGTAAATTAAGAAACAACGCTTTGTGGAGAGCTTTCGAGAAATATGAAAGTTCGTTGGAGGTTATATACAGGTATGAGTCatctttaattaaatattgtttCGATTGTAATTAcagtatttcgttaaaaattatctTTAGAAAATATCTAATGTATATCATTATAATGGAAAGAAATAGCTAAAATTGCTCAAAGTGTTCTGGATTCACACTGCTGGCGTGGTTTTTGGTATGAGTTGATTAGAACATTATCACGAGTTAATTATAATGTTACTGATATTTGTAAATGGTATAATATACTCGAATGTGTGTGCAGTCAGTACTGTATTAGTGTAGTCAGTAGAGTATTAGAAATAAaaacatatatttttctttttcagttaTTATGATCAGTTGTCTGCACTGGAAAGTAAGATTTCTGCTCATGAATTACAAATTCCATTTAAGTGGAAAGATGCATTTGACCGTACCATATTTGGTGGAAAACTTAGTTTAAGTAAGATTTTTAATATATGTaccataattttcaatttataatatttttataaaatagcaaagattaattttatttgaacTTTGACTTAATGACAAATGTGTAACAGATAAGATAAAGTCATTATCAATTACattggtattttttatttaatcattaatggtatataaaaatattataatcataatgTTATTTGACATTGTTAGCAATTAGCACATTGGCATATGAAAAAGTATGCGTATTATTCAATATTGCTGCTTTGCAAAGTTCAATAGCAGCAACTCAATCATTGGAGAGCGATGAAGGATTGAAGTTGGCAGCAAAATTGTTTCAAGTTTGTATATCAGTTACAgcaactatatataataattaatttgaaaaattttaaatatttatgcatATTAAACTAGTGTATAAATTGTAGCAATCTGCTggtatttttaattatctaaAAGGAAATGTTATGATAGCCATTCAACAAGAACCAACACCTGATATTAGTCCAGAAACATTAGGTGCATTATCATCATTAATGCTTGCTCAAGCTCaggaaatatttgtatataaagCAATTCATGATGCCATGAAAGATGGAATTGTTGCTAAATTAGCTGCACAAGCAGAGGAATTATATGCAGATGCATTAAAGTTGTTTCAGAAAGAGATTTTCAGAGCATTTTGGGACAAAGAATGGATTCCATTGGTGtgtgtataaaattttatttacttacaaTATTTATGTAAGTCAGATACtgagtaattattttcaatacgcTAATACAGATAACAGGAAAACAAGCTGGGTATCGGGCAATGGCTGAATTTTATCAGTCATTGgtctgtaaaaataataaatcaatcGGAGAAGAAATTGCTAGATTAGAGGTAGTATTATTTACTGTAAATAAAGTGATCAATACTGCATTAAGCTGTAAATTAGAAATAttgcaattatatttttatatacaaaataataacTAAGATACATGTTCTCAGCATGCTGTGGAACTATTCAAAGTGGCGCAACAACGCTCAAATAAACCTAATTTGTTCCAAGAATATGCTAACAGAGCTCAAAGGAATCttacagaagcgaagaaagataacGATTTTATCTATCATGAAAGAATACCAGATGTAAAGTCTTTAGAGCCTGTGAAGAGAGCTAATGTTGCAAAATTGTTACCGCTACCTGAAATTTTCAGCTTGAATTTTAAAGGTTTATTATATGTGATAATGTAGCTggttaaatacttttttttttatgtacaattgttttctataaattttgcgTCTTTAGATCTTTTTGCTGATTTATTGCCTGTTAGTGTTCATCATGCACTGTCATCGTACGAGGTTCGTCGCAATGAATTGGTTAATTCAGAAATTTCAAAACTACGTGAAATGACACAAGTTCTAAATAGGTATAGTAattaatcaaatatttctataaatacaTCATACCTGtctaattttcaataaatatatttttagtattttagcAAGTTTAAACTTACCGGCAGCTATTGAAGATACAAGTGGAACTGAGTTACCTCAATCTTTATTGGAAAAAGCTCAGTACGTGAAAGAGGCAGGTGGAATAAGTGCTTTAGATAATGCTATGAAAGAATTGCCAGATCTCTTACAACGAAATAAGGAACTTTTGGATGaggtaataaatttattatagttatttgttttattaTGTACGagatattattcttttttttgtcaGTGTGAGCGAATGCTTCAAGAAGAACGCGAATCTGACGATCAGTTAAGGGAACAATTTAAGGAGCGCTGGACAAGAATACCCAGTACTCGCTTGGCAGAACAGTTTACGattaatttacgaaaatatcgtgaaattattaacaatgctgtAATAGCTGATAAGGTAAGTATAAGGAcgataagaaaataattttgaattagtacgtatataaaatattttagaacAAATACTATATTCTGTAGACCATACGTGGAAACTATGAAAATCATAGGAATGGTATAGAAATTTTAAGTTCAAACGATGATGATTTGATTAATGCAGTACCAACTGGATCAGCACTTCAAGAAAGTCATACCGTGGTACAACTTAGGAAGCTAATGGACGATGTGaggattttatataaatttctctatattaacgatatttgaatttttttacatcACGACATTCATTTTCCTTTTAAGGTTGAAACATTAAAAGCAGAACGTGATGTTAtagaaagtgaaataaaatctGCTACTACCGATATGAAAGCAACATTTTTGTCGGCGCTTACTAAAGATGGTGCCATTGATGAGCCAAATTTATCTGTGGAAAATATAGGGAAAACGTATGGACCGTTGCAAAAGCAAATAAGAGACAGTGTTTCTCGACAAGAACAACTAATTACAGAAATTCAAGTACACATGAATTTTCTCTTCAATATACGGTTAGAATACTTTCAATAATActgatataaaaaataattgcagAGATGTCACACCGAATTTACGAATGAACAATCGGGTAGTGGTAGTTCAAGAGAGGCAATGTTATGTAAATTAGCAGCTGCTTACGATGCatttaaagaattgaaaaataatttgaacgaaGGTACTAAATTTTACAATGATTTAACACAGGTAAGATATTGATTATAATGTCTCTATTGATTATATATAATGTCATTGATTCTGCAAGTAATTTCCTTCTTGCAGTTGCTAGTGATCTTCCAAAACAAAATATCAGATTTCTGTTTTGCTCGAAAAACCGAAAAAGAGGAACTATTAAAAGATTTAACAACAAATTTAAGTCATAGTGGTCCAGCTACAACTCCCAACATTCCAGCTCATCATAGCGGTACAAATTGTATTTCACAATGAATCTATTTTTCGTATACTAAATTTTGAAGGCCTTAATATACTTAGGAGCACCTGGACAAAATCAATCTGGAACAGAACAAAGTGGATCATCACAATTACCTTACCCTACACATTTCCAAGGTGGAATGCCTGTACCGTACGGAGTTGGACCCAATACACCATATCCTGCATACATGCCTCCGCCTATGCCTGCGACGTATAATCCATATGCAACAATGCCTTATTCTGCACAAAGTAATTTAAATAACTATGAATTCTTATTCAAAATCTACATAATGTTGTAGAATGTGcattattttcattgttttattttcagGGGGTTATAATCCATTTCAAACCATGCCTCTGGCTCCTTACAGTGGATATGCAACTCTGTCGCGCAATCATCCTCCTCCACAAGGACACAATCCATTCTAAAAAATATAGCATATTTTATGCATACTGTGATTACAAAAAtgtagctatgtgtatttatgaaaTTGGGAAAGAAAAGCTTATATGCAATAATGTTGCAAAATAGATTTCAAAAGCATTTTTGTTCAGtatcaaataaaaaataacattgaaaaataaatttggaGAACTAATACTCCATAATTATTGTATTTCATGCAGTTAAATTTTAATGTATGAAACATTAATTATGCATATTGAGCtttaaataatgctttaaaaacaAAAGATTTAAACACACAATattattgcaatatataaatatactttaTAACATAGTTTACGGTAGTTGATTACTATACGTTAACAAATTGCAATCACTTTATTCTTACGCATATTAGccttttctgtattttttatgTATACAGTTTTATATATCAAATTCtgttaacgtacaacttttgttCATAATTGCGCTTTTATTTGAATtatgtattaaattatttttttttttttttgtaataaattgaaATGTTTTGAACAATATTGAAATTCATATATGAAATAAATATGTAAacataatatttgtataaatgaTTCGGTAGGGagcttaaatattattaattattattactattaaccttaataaatgtttaccaatattttgcatattttatttgaataacgcacaatacgtatttaataaataataagtaaTTGTTTTTAGATTGATAACCTAGTATAAAGCTTAAGTAACGCCATCTAGTGTATTAGCCGTGTGACAACTGAAAacttattgaaaaagaaaactagGTAGATATTTACGTTAGGGGTGCTGTATACTCATCTATTTTCCTTAAAGAATTTTAGAAGAAATAATGGCATTTTTAGTTACTACTTGTTTGTCATTTAGCTTAtgcattttattatttcatacaGGTATtgctcttaataaatattcctTCGAAGCAAATGAACCAAAATATATGCCCACTCTTCGTGAGTTGGACAAACCATTTCGTATGGCAAAATTAAACGTACTTTGGGTTAAAGCAAAAAATGTGAGTATTAATATATTACAaagtacatatatttatatgtgtttcaagaaaatatttaaaatgtaattttctgaTAGCGTTTGACTGATATAAAGCTACAGTCAATATTCAGCGATTTAAAGATTCACGATAAGGAAGAAGTTGCGTATAAGCATTTTAAATCCAATGGGACAGATCTAAATGGTGAAGAAGAGGCACGTTTGCGAAAGAAGCTTATTGGTAATTTAACAGaaacattaattattattatttattattttgaatgaGGTCAGAAATTTATGTAATTCAAGGTCATTtcctttgtaataataatataaccATTATAGAACcttgtatttttttcaattaaagaatttttcctttatttgAAGGGATTATGAGCACATACGGATTATTGGAACACTTTTACGACACAGAGGATCCAAAATTACTTAAGAAACATAAAGCATTAAATGATGGTAGTAACTATGTTGCTAGTGATATGTTTAAAGATAAGAGATTGAACAAGTTGTGGGCTAAAGCTGAATACGCAGGCTTTACACGTGAGTATCTTATGTATAGTTTTAATCCACAAACCTTGATTACAAATgtctaaacatttttattcaacaGATGAAGAACTACAAACTTTAAAAGAAGAGTTCCAGCATCATCAGGATAAAGTGGACGAATACATGAATCTTTTGAAAGATGTAGAAATGGGAGATACAGAAGTACATGAAAGTTAgtgatacaaataataaattataaattataacagGAATATTGTAAAATGAATTTCACATTTAACATGTATTATAGATAGTTTATATCATAAGCCAGAAAGTTGGAACATGatagaagaaaaagaggaaagcTCTAATGATGTTCTTGGGAAAAAATTAGATTATTTAGGAAAGGCaaaattacttcggtatgtacATATGTCTTTACTGTTACAGCATTTCTACATAAATAACATTAGTATTTATGCGTTTTTGTGAATATTGTGATATAATTATATCCTGTTAACTGATGGCAATTACCAAGGAGATATAATGTAGACACTGTTTAGCTCATAGATTTTTATATATCCATGTAAATATGTATTTCTGGCTTCAACGTTGGTTCTTTCTTAGTAGTTGTCATAGCTTGTAGGTTCTTTTAGTTTGTTCCACCATTTAACGAGTGGCAAATATGTCATTTTAGAGAAAGGCACTTGGAACTCAGAAATGGGTATGATCGATTGGATAAATTAACTGCTACAGGTCCAAATCATAAAGAATTTGTAGAACCAAAAGTGCAAGGATTGTGGCAAATTGTATTAGAAGGATCATTTTCTCCAAAAGAACGTGCATCTCTGAAGgtaataatatatacaattattttatgtaGCTTCTATGCGCATGTGTGTGCACTAagtagaattatttttcttcaatatgTCATTGATGTTTTATTTTGATGTTTAGGAGGAACTTCAACATTACGAAGGAAGACTACTCAAGTTACGTCATTTACATACAGCAGCTGCTTTAGAAGCTGTACGTCAGGGGAAATCTTATGATTCAGATGATTTTACCATGCAACAACATATAAAAAAGCATGCTAGAACAGTAGAAAAGCTTCATATGGATCTTGAAGCAAAAATTGTGCAAAGTCACTCTGAACTTTAACATTTTGTGCTCTTTTTTAAACTAATTATAATGAGAAAGctatgttaaaaaaatatttctaataaaagtaGATTTGAAATAAATCTAACTTCATTTGTAGTATTATTGTATATGAAATGATTGtataagaaatttatataatatttaaaaaataatatatatatatatatatatatatagaataatttttaaatttatgtaattttattatgtttgtaataataaacttttattatttaatttctattaaattctaTTCCCTACTTAATATATTGTTACTTGGTAACACATGATACATCAATATCACTATGACAATTGCTAAAATTACTTACAGTTTGAGATATATTTTATGGTGCAGAAACAAACTACAAAAATGTAAGTAACAGTTTTTTTGAATAGTTCAATTTCTATacagtaaattaaaataaatataataattaaaacataCTTTGTGTTGTATAAGTGTACGGAGCATAATAATAATGGCAACAGCAATAAAGGATCGTACTATTTCTGCTATGGATACTTTGGTTAAATACGACAACCCAGTTTTAGATACAATTCGACCAGAAAAGGTTCAATTGttataaatacacatatattgCTTATCAATCAATGAATGGCAACAAAatcatataattaaaaaaacataGTGTTAAAATAGCTAAAAAAATGATCATAATTTTAATTCTGTATTTTGCTATTAAGATAGGTATCTAAAGAGACGGCACCAAAAATCGGAGCAACAGTTTGTAAAGTACAAACTACTCCTTTTACAGTTGATATTCGACGCGAAACTACCGACATTCTGAATAGGATTTTACCACCTAAACAATGGGAAGAAGATGGTCAAACATGGATTCAACAAGTAAGATATTCATTTTTTCTTGTAAATTAgattttctttgtaaaaatgtaACTAACTTACTCtaattttctatattataaACTATTTTTGTGTACGTAATGCATCTAGATATCAAGTACGCCAGCAACAAGATTGGATGTTATTAATTTACAAGAACAACTTGATATGAGATTACAACAAAGACAAGCGAGAGAAACTGGTATTTGTCCAGTTCGCAGGGAACTTTACACACAATGTTTTGGTAAAGTTTTTTCTTAATATCTAACGACTATTCTGTAGCAgttaaatattacttttaagctgaaattattaaatattatttgataGATGAAATAATACGTCAGGTCACTGTAAATTGCTCGGAACGCGGTTTACTTTTACTTAGAATTCGTGATGAACTTAAAATGACGTTATCTGCATATCAGATTTTATATCAAAGCAGCATTGCTTTTGGTATGCGCAAAGCTCTACAAGTATGTATGTATTCATCAATGTACAAAGATGTAAGTGATAAGAAATATTAAATCTTTACTAATATTTTTATAGGCTGAACAAGGAAAAGAAGATTTAATTGCTACTGCAGATGAACTACAGTTGCAAAAAGATGACTTGGAAAAAACTGTTGCTGAATTGAAACAGAAATTTGAACAGGCTCAAAAAAGAGCAGCTGAATTGAGGGAAGCAGAGGAAAAGAAACATATGGAGGAAAtacaatttcttaaaaaaaCAAATCAACAGTTGAAAGTAAATACTTAAACAATATAGATATTACAATTTGGTATTAATTATAGATAAATTTCTTAAGAGATTATTTTATCCAGTCTACATGAAATGTACAAATTGTatatattaatgaaattaattttttcagacACAGTTGGAGGGTATTATTGCACCAAAGAGATAAAATTATTGCAAATTATAATTAAAGTCTGTAATGAAAAAGAGAAAGTATATTAATCTTTATGAATGGTGTACATTTTATTTACCTTCATGCAGTAAACGGGCAAGTATAAAAACGTTAGAAAATTGTATTCACTTTCTTACTTATTAAAGCATCAAAATCAAATGTATGGTATATGGTTGTACATTTTTTATCGTAAATTTGCACTTACATATATGTTATCTTGTTTACAAATTTATATATGTAACACTGTAAAACATACAAATATTGTTGAATAGAAAacagataaataaatatatatttatatctattACTTGTCAACCTAATATTATAAACATTTGTTCCTAATTATATGAtcaatgtttctttttatttttattttattacttcaATTGTGTTGCTTCAACCTGGTGAAATTTGTTTACATaaatttgtttacaaaataAACTATGTAACATTAtcaaaatatataatgtatatgaCAAAAGATAATATTTTCCTTATAATCTGTTATTTAAGTAGGAATAAATAAAAGGATTTTAGAAGTACATAAGAATTATTATCATTACATGTAACACTGATGTAAAGTACCTCTAAACATAAGATTTTGTAATTGGGATTCTGTTCTGCATACTAAAAAAACATAAGAT encodes:
- the Alix gene encoding programmed cell death 6-interacting protein-like protein AliX, with the translated sequence MAELIPVPLKKPSDVDVIKPLTNVIKSTYNGAGNQKDYTESISEFSKLRNNALWRAFEKYESSLEVIYSYYDQLSALESKISAHELQIPFKWKDAFDRTIFGGKLSLTISTLAYEKVCVLFNIAALQSSIAATQSLESDEGLKLAAKLFQQSAGIFNYLKGNVMIAIQQEPTPDISPETLGALSSLMLAQAQEIFVYKAIHDAMKDGIVAKLAAQAEELYADALKLFQKEIFRAFWDKEWIPLITGKQAGYRAMAEFYQSLVCKNNKSIGEEIARLEHAVELFKVAQQRSNKPNLFQEYANRAQRNLTEAKKDNDFIYHERIPDVKSLEPVKRANVAKLLPLPEIFSLNFKDLFADLLPVSVHHALSSYEVRRNELVNSEISKLREMTQVLNSILASLNLPAAIEDTSGTELPQSLLEKAQYVKEAGGISALDNAMKELPDLLQRNKELLDECERMLQEERESDDQLREQFKERWTRIPSTRLAEQFTINLRKYREIINNAVIADKTIRGNYENHRNGIEILSSNDDDLINAVPTGSALQESHTVVQLRKLMDDVETLKAERDVIESEIKSATTDMKATFLSALTKDGAIDEPNLSVENIGKTYGPLQKQIRDSVSRQEQLITEIQRCHTEFTNEQSGSGSSREAMLCKLAAAYDAFKELKNNLNEGTKFYNDLTQLLVIFQNKISDFCFARKTEKEELLKDLTTNLSHSGPATTPNIPAHHSGAPGQNQSGTEQSGSSQLPYPTHFQGGMPVPYGVGPNTPYPAYMPPPMPATYNPYATMPYSAQRGYNPFQTMPLAPYSGYATLSRNHPPPQGHNPF
- the LOC143150020 gene encoding alpha-2-macroglobulin receptor-associated protein; the encoded protein is MAFLVTTCLSFSLCILLFHTGIALNKYSFEANEPKYMPTLRELDKPFRMAKLNVLWVKAKNRLTDIKLQSIFSDLKIHDKEEVAYKHFKSNGTDLNGEEEARLRKKLIGIMSTYGLLEHFYDTEDPKLLKKHKALNDGSNYVASDMFKDKRLNKLWAKAEYAGFTHEELQTLKEEFQHHQDKVDEYMNLLKDVEMGDTEVHENSLYHKPESWNMIEEKEESSNDVLGKKLDYLGKAKLLRERHLELRNGYDRLDKLTATGPNHKEFVEPKVQGLWQIVLEGSFSPKERASLKEELQHYEGRLLKLRHLHTAAALEAVRQGKSYDSDDFTMQQHIKKHARTVEKLHMDLEAKIVQSHSEL
- the Dnali1 gene encoding putative inner dynein arm light chain, axonemal Dnali1, whose protein sequence is MATAIKDRTISAMDTLVKYDNPVLDTIRPEKVSKETAPKIGATVCKVQTTPFTVDIRRETTDILNRILPPKQWEEDGQTWIQQISSTPATRLDVINLQEQLDMRLQQRQARETGICPVRRELYTQCFDEIIRQVTVNCSERGLLLLRIRDELKMTLSAYQILYQSSIAFGMRKALQAEQGKEDLIATADELQLQKDDLEKTVAELKQKFEQAQKRAAELREAEEKKHMEEIQFLKKTNQQLKTQLEGIIAPKR